The following is a genomic window from Pedosphaera parvula Ellin514.
GAGGCTGGACGGAACCAGTCCAGCGCGCGGTGAAGTGATCGCTGCTGACTTTGGGATCAGGCGCACCATTGTTCCAAAGGAAATTTACTGTAGCATCGGTGCGTACCAGGCTAGGAGAGCCGTTGAAGGTCATCAACTGGTTGGAATAATAAGCGCCGCGCAGGCCGATTCCAGTTCCAACGGATGAACTGTTTATGAAGGTAGCGACGGTGGCACCGCTATCCGTGGAACCGGGCTTGAACGCCTGGGCAGTGACCGCCGCTGTGTTTGTCACAACGAATGGGCCAGTGTAAAGAGTCGAATTGGTGGTGGGCTTGGTGCCATCGAGCGTGTAGTAGATGACCGCGCCAGGTGTGGCGTCAGAGATGGTCACGGCGACAGAATTGGTGAACAGCCCGCCGTTGGGAGCAATTATGGGCGGGACAACAAAGGTGCTGAGGCCGTAAACATTGAGCCGACCGGAGAAGGTCGAGAGATAGACTTTGCCGTTAACGACAGTGGGAGGAGTAAACTTGCCATAATTGCCGACGGAATCGCGAGCGCTGACCTGCTCGGAATTCCAGAGTTCGTTGGTGACATTTTGCGCATCGTAGGCGTGCAGGATGCCGGGGCGGACGGCCTGGTTGGCATCACCGCTCAGTTGATGATAGGCCCAGAGGATGCCTGTTCCGGCGTTGGTGCCATTGGCAGAGATGGAAAGCATGCCGCCAGTTTGGCCATTGGGAGCCGCTGTTGGGCTTTGGGCATACGCAGGCGTGTTAAAGCGGCTGAGCGTGCGATCGAATTTGTATTGCTGCAAACGCACAGAAGAAGGCCAGATATAGCAGAAGGAACCGTTTGGGCCATCCCACCAGACGGGGCTGCCGTGGATATGATCGGTGGAGACCGCGAAACTCTGAATGATGTTCGTGTCTGCAGTCGAGGAACCGCTCAGGCCGCCCATATTATCGCGATCCACCAGATAGAAAACACCCTGCTTGCCGCCGGAGCAGGCGAGGGTTGTGCCGGGTATGAGCAACAGACCGGCAGAGCCGAGGTCGATGTCGCCATTTTCCAGAGCCTGATAGTTGTAAGGCGTGAACCAACTGGCGATGGTGAAGTTTGTGCCGTTGCGGGTGAGCTTCAGGAAGCTTTCCCCACGGTTCACCAGGCTGCGCGGATTGCCGCTGACACCGACGGTTCCGTTTGCAATGGAGAGATAGATGTTGCCGTTCGCATCGGCAGAAGGAGCCTGGCCGCTCTGCCAGATACCGCCATCGGTGCCGTTCGGTGTTGTGTTGTATACTACCGAGCGTTGCAGGGTGGCAGCATCGTAGCCAATAAACCAACCGTGGTACGGGCCCCAATCGCAATGGGAAGCCCAGCCGATGTAAACGATGCCATTTATAAGTGCGAGTCCTGAACGTTGATTTTGCCTTTGCGGATCGAACGTGATCATTCCGCCGACACTGCCATCGCCGGTTCCCGGGTAGCTTGCCGTGATTACCACCGGGCTGTTGGGCCGATCCAGGCCTGTGGTGATATTCAAGGCGTGAAGGCGTTGGACATAGGTGGAACCATTTTCCTTTGTGCGTGCGACTAAATAGATGGTGCCAGTGGCGGGATCAATGACTGGAGTGCTCACAATACCCATGTTCCCGCTGAAGTCCCGATAGTTGCCGCCGCAGGCACCGGTCATGTCAGTATTACGTGGAGCGACAATGTTTGGCCCCAGAAAACTATTGGTCCAGTAAGGAGCAGTGACGGAAGCATCGTCGGCATCGAAGGCGTAAACCGTATCATTAACAGTGGCGACGATGACAATGTTATGAACGCCTTTGCCGGGGATGTTCACATTCGTCATGACGAGCGGTTGGGCGTAAATTTGGTCGTCCACCGCGCGGGAAAACATCAGGCCGAACTGATTGCTGTTCACGTTATTGACGTTTAAAGTGTTTTCCTGAAGGTTCGCGCCAGTGCGGGCCTGATCATTGTGCTGTGTGAGAACTGCGACCAAGGGTGGATTGGTCGTCGAGGTGGTAAAGAATAAGGATGGCGTTGCCCAGGCCGTGCCAGCGCTGTTGACTGCCTTGCTGGTGAAGAAATAAGTCGTGTTTGAAGCGAGTCCAGAGACAGCGTAGGAAAACGGGCCGGACTGTGCGCCGAGGGCGACGTTTTGCGTCCAGGCTGCGGGGTTGCTCCCACCGTTGGTGAGGCCGTAATAAAGAGTGACCTGTGGGGAGTCATTGCCAGTGGTGAGGACTTGTCCATTGAGCGTTGCAAGCGTGGCCGCGATACTACTGGAGGGCAAGTTAGTGATGGTGGCAAGAGCGGATGCAGGTGTCACGAATGAGAGCGAGGGTGTAGCCCAGTTGGTGCCGGCGAAATTCGTGGCCCGAGAGGTGAAGTAATAGGTCGTGCCGGCGGTGAGTCCCGTTATGGTTTGGGAGAATGCTCCCGACTGAGTGCCCAATGCGATGCTTTGCGTCCAGGTGGCGGGACTGGTGCCGCCATTAACCGTTCCATAGTAGAGGGTAGTCTGCGGGGTGCCACCGCCAGTTGAAATAATCTGGCCGCCCAAGGTTGCCGATTTCGACTGAATATTCGTAGCTGGTATATTCGTGAGCGTGGGGGCTGTCACGGGAGTGGAATCACCGCTGATAGCATAGATGCCAGTGACGCCTGCACTCGGCACCTGGTCAAAACTAACACTTACCAATGGCTTATTGTTGGCACCAAAAGTTGCGGCCAGATCAATGGTGGTTTGGTAGAAGCGGGGATCAGCGGGCGCGCCGCTCGTATTGCCAGTGTTCAGATTGATGCGTTCCACGCCCTGCAGGGCAAAACCAGCATTGGAAAACCAATCCGAGGCGTTGCAATTGGTAGCGAAGGTGCTGCCGTCATTGAAATGCAATGTCACATTGGCGTTACCACCACCACCACCCGAATTGGCGAGGATGGCGATGCGGGAGTAAGTGGCTGGGGTGACCAATGTCAGCGTGCCGGTGGTGATGCCGGTATCGCTGCTCATCACCAGCGCATTGTTACCGGTGTAAGGTTGGAATTGAAAAACCGTGCCGTCGCCAAAAGCACTGGTGACAGCCCCTGAAGCTGGCAAACCATAGGTTTTACCGGAGAGACCGCTTTGATAGAAGGCTGTGCCTTCGCCGGGATTAAATTCGAACGCGGTGCTAAAAGGTGGCCCGGCGGAATTGGTTTCCACAACCACGTCCAGATTAAATCCGGTGAGGGCAATTGGGGCCATGTTGGCGGCATGTAATCCCTGCGCGAGACAAGAAAGTAGAATGGTAAAAAGACACAGTGCGCGACGAGTGCCGATCAATACAATTAAGATAGAATGCTGGAAGCGAGATACTTCAGTCATAACATATAGGGTTACGGGGTTTATCCTAGCTGACTACCGGTTTTCAGCAAGTCAAATGCCCCTTTTTCATATCCTGAAAAGTCTTCATTGAGCTGAGCAAAATTAATCAGTGAACCACTGCACGGCCTCCTCTCACCAGGCCAGTAACCTCAAGTCGCGGGGCTTTCCATCTGGTTCAGTGTTTATTAAGGAATCTGCGAGGCCGCCAATCTGGTGTCGTGATATTGCAAATCAATGATTTCTCAAATAACTGATTGTAACACCAGTTAAGATGTAGCTCGCATCTCTCCAGTAATTACATTCAAAATAGGCCGTAAGCATGATGCATCAGAGCCGGAAGGATGGGGAACGCCCGTCTGATGAAACCGAGGCCCACTGCCGCGACGAAGGGGGGCAGGCCTGGCAGTGTTTTGGAAAAGCAGTTGGACGATTCAAGATTGGTGTTTAGGTATTTTAAACGGATGGACATTTCCCTCTCCTTACAGGATGGACAAAAATAGAACAGTTAACCAACATCACGCAGTCTCGGATATTGTATGTTTTGCAAACCAATGTTTTCGATGGCAGTACTGGTCGTGGCTGTGCTGGCTGGCGTCGGACGAACGCGCGCGGAGAGGTTGGCGACGGTGGAGGAAGTTGTTCATTCCAAAATTGATCTCTGGGGCGAAGCAGCACTTCGTCAGCCCAATGGGCCGAGCTACGAATTTTTTGAGCCGCTCCTGCCGGCGCTGCGGTATGTCAGCGCAGATTTCCATTATTATCCCATTGTGTTGAGTGCGCCTTTCGCCAAACAGAAGGCGCGGCTGATTTCCAATGGAAGCGGCATCAACCTGCGTGGTGGCGCACGCGGGTGGAGGGATGTTGGTGTGCCTGTCATGTTCAGAGTCGGCCCTGACGAGTTCCTGTTTGGCAATAACGTGCAGCACCTGGAAGGACCGCATCTGGCGGAAGGTTTTCTGCCGATCGTGGAGATGAATTGTAAACATGGGGAGTGTAGCTACTCTGAGGAGAGTTTCGCGGCCATGGATCCAGCTCTGTGCGATCATGCGTTGGTGTTCACACGATTTGGCGTCAAGCAAGCGCGAAAGACTCCCATGAGGGTTTGTGTGCAGGTCGACTCGAAAACAGCCATCAAGGCAGGGGAGGGGCGCCTGCAGAATGAAAAAGGAGAGACGATCCTGTGGTTTGATGGCAATTGGAAATGGGAGGCGACTCGGGGATTGCTGTCTTGTGATTTCAAAACCAATTTGACGGCGACGCTGGCGATCGCCACAGTGCCATTTGCCGAGGCAGTGGCTTCGCCTCTGGCCACGAACGGCTACGTGGCACAACGCGACTTGGCAGTCAATGAGTGGAAGAAGTTGCTTGATCGAGGAATGAAAGTCGAGGTGCCAGAGCCGTTGGTTAATAACGCCTGGAGGAGCCTCATTTTGCAAAATTTCTCGCTGATGAACGGCAATAGCATGCGCTATAGCGCGGCGAACCAGTATGACTCAGTTTACGAAAGTGAGGGCAGCGACGCCACCACGGCAATGCTATTGTGGGGCTTCACGAAAGAAAGTGCCCGGCTGTTTGAACCACTAATGGACGTGAGCCGGAAAGGAATGGAATTGAATTACGCAGGGCAAAAGTTGGAGAATGTGGCGGTTTATTTTTGGGAAACACGCGATAAGCAGTTTTTGGATAGTCTGCGGCCAAAATGGGAGCGAGAAGTGCAACGAATCGTTGGCGCTCGCGACAGCCGGGGATTGTTGCCCCGCGGGAGTTACTGTAATGATATTCCGATGCCGATTATCTCACTCAACACGCACGGCAAGTGTTGGCGAGGTTTGAGAGACTTGAGCAAGGTGCTGGGAGAGGCAGGTTATGAGGAGGAGTCTAAGCGCCTCACGAG
Proteins encoded in this region:
- a CDS encoding chitobiase/beta-hexosaminidase C-terminal domain-containing protein; translation: MTEVSRFQHSILIVLIGTRRALCLFTILLSCLAQGLHAANMAPIALTGFNLDVVVETNSAGPPFSTAFEFNPGEGTAFYQSGLSGKTYGLPASGAVTSAFGDGTVFQFQPYTGNNALVMSSDTGITTGTLTLVTPATYSRIAILANSGGGGGNANVTLHFNDGSTFATNCNASDWFSNAGFALQGVERINLNTGNTSGAPADPRFYQTTIDLAATFGANNKPLVSVSFDQVPSAGVTGIYAISGDSTPVTAPTLTNIPATNIQSKSATLGGQIISTGGGTPQTTLYYGTVNGGTSPATWTQSIALGTQSGAFSQTITGLTAGTTYYFTSRATNFAGTNWATPSLSFVTPASALATITNLPSSSIAATLATLNGQVLTTGNDSPQVTLYYGLTNGGSNPAAWTQNVALGAQSGPFSYAVSGLASNTTYFFTSKAVNSAGTAWATPSLFFTTSTTNPPLVAVLTQHNDQARTGANLQENTLNVNNVNSNQFGLMFSRAVDDQIYAQPLVMTNVNIPGKGVHNIVIVATVNDTVYAFDADDASVTAPYWTNSFLGPNIVAPRNTDMTGACGGNYRDFSGNMGIVSTPVIDPATGTIYLVARTKENGSTYVQRLHALNITTGLDRPNSPVVITASYPGTGDGSVGGMITFDPQRQNQRSGLALINGIVYIGWASHCDWGPYHGWFIGYDAATLQRSVVYNTTPNGTDGGIWQSGQAPSADANGNIYLSIANGTVGVSGNPRSLVNRGESFLKLTRNGTNFTIASWFTPYNYQALENGDIDLGSAGLLLIPGTTLACSGGKQGVFYLVDRDNMGGLSGSSTADTNIIQSFAVSTDHIHGSPVWWDGPNGSFCYIWPSSVRLQQYKFDRTLSRFNTPAYAQSPTAAPNGQTGGMLSISANGTNAGTGILWAYHQLSGDANQAVRPGILHAYDAQNVTNELWNSEQVSARDSVGNYGKFTPPTVVNGKVYLSTFSGRLNVYGLSTFVVPPIIAPNGGLFTNSVAVTISDATPGAVIYYTLDGTKPTTNSTLYTGPFVVTNTAAVTAQAFKPGSTDSGATVATFINSSSVGTGIGLRGAYYSNQLMTFNGSPSLVRTDATVNFLWNNGAPDPKVSSDHFTARWTGSVQPQFSENYTFYTTTDDGVRLWVNGQLLIDHWVDQGATEWSGLITLAAQQKYNIQMDYYENGGGAQASLSWSSPSTAKTIIPQTQLYPVSNQPPVVSISSPTNNSSFPGIASVTITAQATDDDNSVSRVDFYSSNSLLGSVSNAPYSLTVPGFAAGSYSLTAVAYDGAGYSGTSAPVNITVTAGSGQPYGMTTRAQVTPFLNMPSTINGSLPPTLSQTGVFTNTATMAPFGGLIPYNVNVPLWSDAALKTRWLAVPNTGAPYTTNEQIGFAPTGEWTFPSGTIFVKHFELATDETNPNTKRRLETRLIVRDNNGGVYGVTYKWRPDNSDADLLTNSLNEDIVITTASGSRTQTWYYPSPADCLTCHTPAANYVLGVKTRQLNGNFTYATTGQTDNQLRTLNRLGLFYPAINESNIATYTQLAALTNQSAPLVDRARSYLDANCASCHRPGGSGITFDARYDTSLGNQNIINGILAKGNLGYDNARVVVPKDIWRSVLYGRMNSIDSAVKMPPLARNLVDTNALTVLAGWINSLPGTPALSPPTITPTGGTFLGSVSVTLQHPDPNAAIHYTLDGTLPTSSSLLYSGPLTLTNSLTVNANAFETGFTNSVAASGIFTIFPNVLFTAPGAFSNGAFQVQLSGQTGKGYILQATTNFADWISLSTNTPVSSPFYLIDPGASNHQYRFYRAVQQP